A stretch of the Proteus sp. ZN5 genome encodes the following:
- the trpS gene encoding tryptophan--tRNA ligase, protein MTTSVEKTAQKPIVFSGAQPSGELTIGNYMGALRQWVQMQDDYDCIYCIVDQHAITVRQDPKELRKRTLDTLALYLACGIDPEKSTIFVQSHVPQHAQLSWALNCYTYFGELSRMTQFKDKSARHSENINAGLFDYPVLMAADILIYQTNQVPVGIDQKQHLELSRDIAQRFNAIYGDIFTVPDPFIPKGGARVMALQDPTKKMSKSDDNRNNVIALLEDPKAAAKKIKRAMTDSEEPPRVIYDLENKAGVSNLLDILAGVTGKTIPELEAEFEGQMYGHLKGAVADAVSEMLTNIQERFNTFRNDEALLNKIMKEGADKAKARAQATLDKVYDAIGFIAHP, encoded by the coding sequence ATGACGACTTCAGTAGAAAAAACGGCACAAAAGCCAATTGTATTCAGTGGTGCACAACCTTCTGGTGAATTAACTATCGGAAACTATATGGGTGCACTGCGTCAATGGGTACAAATGCAAGATGACTATGATTGCATTTACTGTATCGTTGACCAACACGCCATTACGGTACGCCAAGATCCTAAAGAGCTAAGAAAAAGAACCTTAGATACACTGGCTCTGTATCTTGCTTGTGGTATTGATCCAGAAAAAAGTACTATTTTTGTTCAGTCACATGTTCCACAACATGCACAATTAAGCTGGGCACTTAACTGCTATACCTATTTTGGTGAATTGAGCCGAATGACTCAATTTAAAGATAAATCAGCACGTCATTCTGAAAATATCAATGCAGGGTTATTTGATTATCCTGTATTAATGGCAGCAGATATTCTGATTTACCAAACAAACCAAGTGCCTGTTGGTATTGACCAGAAACAACATCTTGAATTAAGTCGTGATATTGCTCAGCGCTTTAACGCTATTTATGGCGATATCTTCACTGTACCAGATCCTTTTATTCCAAAAGGTGGTGCTCGTGTGATGGCATTACAAGATCCGACTAAAAAAATGTCTAAGTCTGATGATAACCGTAATAACGTTATCGCATTGCTAGAAGATCCAAAAGCAGCAGCTAAAAAGATCAAACGTGCAATGACAGACTCAGAAGAGCCACCTCGTGTTATTTACGATCTTGAAAACAAAGCAGGTGTCTCTAACTTACTCGATATTTTAGCGGGTGTTACAGGCAAAACGATCCCTGAATTAGAAGCTGAATTTGAAGGCCAAATGTACGGTCATCTAAAAGGTGCTGTCGCTGATGCAGTATCTGAAATGCTAACCAACATTCAAGAACGTTTTAACACTTTCCGTAATGATGAAGCGCTGCTCAATAAAATCATGAAAGAAGGTGCTGATAAAGCTAAAGCTCGCGCTCAGGCAACCTTAGACAAGGTTTATGACGCAATCGGATTTATTGCACATCCGTAA
- a CDS encoding phosphoglycolate phosphatase — MTDKKLKGIRAIAFDLDGTLTDSAVGLTEATDYALKAKGFPPAGKHNVTIWVGNGVDMLLTRALHNAGVEDVTDTLLKEMRDLFDEHYATSVKTGSDLFPHVKETLEVLASHNIPLGIVTNKPTPFIAPLLQQLEIEKYFSLVLGGDDVKEKKPHPAPLYLTMGTFGVKKEELLFVGDSRNDIIAAQVAECPCVGLTYGYNYGVSIADSKPDFTLDNFADLLSILDITPMTTVEQN; from the coding sequence ATGACAGATAAAAAACTCAAAGGTATCCGTGCTATCGCCTTTGATCTTGATGGCACTCTCACCGACAGCGCTGTTGGTCTTACAGAAGCAACAGACTACGCATTAAAAGCAAAAGGCTTCCCGCCTGCTGGCAAACATAATGTCACTATTTGGGTAGGGAACGGCGTGGATATGCTACTGACACGCGCTTTACACAATGCGGGTGTCGAGGATGTGACTGATACCTTATTAAAAGAGATGCGTGATCTTTTTGATGAACATTATGCAACCTCAGTCAAAACAGGCAGTGATTTATTCCCTCACGTTAAAGAAACCCTTGAAGTATTAGCTTCACACAATATTCCTCTGGGTATCGTGACAAATAAACCAACACCATTTATCGCACCATTACTACAACAGCTGGAAATTGAAAAATATTTTTCCTTAGTGTTAGGTGGCGATGATGTGAAAGAAAAAAAACCACATCCAGCACCATTATATTTAACAATGGGCACGTTTGGTGTTAAAAAGGAAGAACTCCTTTTTGTTGGGGATTCTCGCAACGATATTATTGCAGCACAAGTGGCTGAGTGCCCTTGCGTAGGTTTAACCTATGGCTATAACTACGGCGTATCTATTGCAGACAGCAAACCTGATTTTACTCTCGATAATTTTGCTGACTTGCTTTCTATCCTCGATATCACGCCAATGACAACTGTGGAACAGAATTAA
- the rpe gene encoding ribulose-phosphate 3-epimerase gives MKDFLIAPSILSADFARLGEDTEKVLAAGADVVHFDVMDNHYVPNLTFGAPICKALRNYGITAPIDVHLMVKPVDRIIPDFANAGATYISFHAEASDHVDRTIQLIKDCGCKAGLVLNPATPLNYLDYVMDKLDLILLMSVNPGFGGQSFIPNTLDKLRQVRKMIDDGGYDIRLEIDGGVKVDNIAEIAQAGADMFVAGSAIFNQPDYKHVIDNMRRELEKVS, from the coding sequence ATGAAAGATTTTCTGATTGCCCCTTCTATTTTATCCGCTGATTTTGCTCGCCTTGGTGAAGATACTGAAAAAGTGCTCGCAGCAGGTGCAGACGTTGTCCACTTCGATGTTATGGATAACCACTATGTTCCTAATCTGACATTTGGTGCGCCAATTTGTAAGGCTCTGCGTAACTACGGTATTACAGCACCTATTGATGTTCACCTAATGGTTAAACCCGTTGACCGTATCATCCCTGATTTTGCAAACGCGGGTGCAACTTATATCTCATTTCACGCTGAAGCCAGTGACCACGTCGATCGTACTATTCAATTAATCAAAGATTGTGGTTGTAAAGCAGGCTTAGTGCTTAATCCAGCAACCCCATTAAACTATCTCGACTATGTTATGGATAAATTGGATCTTATTCTGCTGATGTCTGTTAACCCAGGCTTTGGTGGACAATCATTTATCCCTAATACCCTCGATAAATTACGCCAAGTTCGTAAGATGATTGATGATGGTGGTTATGACATTCGTTTAGAAATTGATGGCGGTGTCAAAGTCGATAATATTGCTGAAATAGCGCAAGCTGGCGCTGATATGTTTGTTGCAGGCTCTGCTATTTTCAATCAGCCGGACTATAAGCATGTTATCGACAATATGCGCCGTGAATTAGAAAAGGTATCGTAA
- the dam gene encoding adenine-specific DNA-methyltransferase yields MKKKRAFLKWAGGKYPLVDDIKRHLPEGNCLIEPFMGAGSVFLNTEYDSYILADINSDLIHLYNTVKQHPEKFMKDARLLFTPQMNIAEEFYQLRQEFNRSTDAYQRSVLFLYLNRHCYNGLCRYNSKGEYNVPFGRYKKPYFPEAELIWFSEKAQKAEFVCQSYSSTMTNAKKGAVVYCDPPYAPLSPTANFTSYHTNSFSFQEQEHLAQLASMLAYERQIPVLISNHETALTKEWYVDAKELHSVKVRRTISSNTLGRSKVNELLALYK; encoded by the coding sequence ATGAAAAAAAAACGCGCATTCCTAAAATGGGCTGGTGGTAAATATCCTTTGGTAGATGACATTAAACGTCATCTGCCTGAGGGTAATTGTTTAATTGAACCTTTTATGGGTGCCGGTTCTGTTTTTTTGAATACAGAATACGATTCATATATTCTTGCCGATATAAATAGTGATCTAATTCATCTCTATAATACGGTAAAGCAACATCCTGAAAAATTTATGAAGGATGCCCGCTTATTATTTACCCCTCAAATGAATATCGCAGAAGAGTTTTATCAACTACGACAAGAATTTAATCGTTCAACGGACGCTTATCAGCGTAGCGTGTTATTTCTCTATCTTAACCGTCATTGCTACAATGGGCTGTGTCGCTATAATTCAAAAGGCGAATACAACGTCCCTTTTGGTCGTTATAAAAAACCTTATTTTCCTGAAGCAGAACTAATCTGGTTTTCTGAAAAAGCACAAAAAGCCGAATTTGTTTGCCAAAGCTATTCATCAACTATGACAAATGCAAAAAAAGGCGCCGTCGTTTATTGTGATCCTCCTTATGCACCATTATCACCGACTGCGAATTTCACGTCATACCATACAAATAGCTTTAGTTTTCAAGAGCAGGAACATCTGGCTCAACTTGCCTCAATGCTGGCTTACGAGAGACAGATACCCGTGTTAATATCAAATCATGAGACTGCGTTAACAAAAGAGTGGTATGTAGACGCAAAAGAGCTACACAGTGTGAAAGTCAGAAGAACAATCAGTAGCAACACACTCGGTCGTAGCAAAGTGAACGAATTACTTGCCTTATATAAATAA
- a CDS encoding SPOR domain-containing protein — translation MDEFKPDNETKGDNSLKPDTSDRPERRTNRPRSNPLKNARFSVSRQQMMIGVGVLVLILLIIAISSALKSPETTESTSPTNTERNIDLSQQPSSVTPSENDQPSTPQSISGQEIQPATPPSQNLPPMIDSQGQRVEIPGDIVDSLNQQQTGINQATSQQLNAQQQKPVQPVTQPPVTKPVQKPAEVKTPPTKPVTPPATTQPKPTTTKPVVSGSLSAGNLSSIPATNYTLQLSGASRQDTLEAFAKKNLNGNYAIYKTQRNGSPWYVLIYGNYRNISEAKQAVSSLPAPVQAKQPWVRPMKHVHQDLKK, via the coding sequence ATGGACGAGTTCAAACCTGACAATGAAACCAAGGGTGATAATTCACTCAAACCTGATACATCGGATAGACCTGAACGTCGAACCAACCGACCTCGTAGCAATCCGTTAAAAAACGCACGATTCTCTGTATCCCGTCAACAGATGATGATTGGTGTAGGTGTTTTAGTCCTTATTCTGCTAATTATCGCGATAAGTTCGGCATTAAAATCACCAGAAACAACTGAATCTACCTCTCCGACCAATACAGAAAGAAATATCGATCTGTCTCAGCAACCGTCATCCGTTACGCCTTCAGAAAATGATCAGCCATCAACACCTCAATCTATTTCTGGGCAAGAGATACAACCAGCTACACCACCTTCACAGAATCTACCACCAATGATTGATTCGCAAGGCCAACGTGTTGAAATCCCTGGTGATATCGTTGATTCATTAAATCAACAACAAACAGGTATTAATCAAGCGACTAGTCAGCAGTTAAATGCTCAGCAACAAAAACCGGTACAACCTGTTACACAACCACCAGTCACCAAACCTGTACAAAAACCGGCTGAAGTAAAAACACCTCCGACAAAACCAGTGACACCACCAGCAACAACGCAACCTAAACCAACAACGACTAAACCTGTTGTTTCAGGTTCGTTATCAGCAGGCAATTTAAGCTCGATCCCTGCCACTAACTATACGTTGCAATTAAGTGGTGCTAGTCGTCAAGATACCTTAGAGGCTTTCGCTAAAAAGAACCTCAATGGAAACTACGCTATTTACAAAACACAGCGTAATGGTAGTCCATGGTATGTACTCATCTATGGAAATTATCGTAATATAAGCGAAGCCAAACAGGCCGTTTCTTCTTTACCAGCGCCAGTACAAGCAAAACAACCTTGGGTTAGACCGATGAAACATGTTCATCAGGATCTAAAAAAATAA
- the aroB gene encoding 3-dehydroquinate synthase has product MEKITVTLGERSYPITIASGLFHQEDTFLPLKSGQQVMIVTNVTLAPLYLEKVTDTLKKQGVLVDSVILPDGEQYKSLEIMNDVFTALLEKNHNRDTTLIALGGGVIGDLTGFAAASYQRGVRFIQVPTTLLSQVDSSVGGKTAVNHPLGKNMIGAFYQPASVVIDLDCLATLPPRELSSGLAEVIKYGIILDKDFFIWLENNIDKLLALDPKAMAFCIRRCCELKADVVAADEKETSGLRALLNLGHTYGHAIEAHMGYGVWLHGEAVAAGMVMAARTSQALGQFTEEETQRVIQLLEKANLPVNGPIEMTPDDYLPHMMRDKKVSGGKLHLVLPKGIGQSELRADITREQVHKAITSCINAN; this is encoded by the coding sequence ATGGAAAAAATCACTGTCACATTAGGTGAAAGAAGCTATCCCATTACCATTGCTTCTGGCCTTTTTCATCAAGAAGATACCTTTTTACCTTTAAAATCAGGGCAGCAAGTTATGATAGTCACAAATGTGACACTTGCTCCACTCTATTTAGAAAAGGTAACAGACACCTTAAAAAAACAAGGTGTTTTGGTTGATAGCGTGATTTTACCTGACGGTGAACAATATAAATCGCTTGAGATCATGAATGATGTCTTTACTGCATTATTAGAAAAAAATCACAATCGAGATACAACACTTATCGCATTAGGCGGTGGTGTTATTGGTGATCTAACCGGTTTTGCCGCAGCAAGCTATCAACGCGGTGTTCGCTTTATCCAAGTACCAACAACACTATTGTCACAAGTCGATTCATCTGTTGGTGGAAAAACTGCTGTTAATCATCCTCTTGGCAAAAATATGATTGGTGCGTTTTATCAGCCCGCTTCTGTTGTTATCGATCTCGATTGTCTTGCCACATTACCGCCTCGTGAACTTTCATCAGGTTTAGCTGAAGTTATTAAATATGGCATCATTTTAGATAAAGACTTTTTTATCTGGCTTGAAAATAATATTGATAAACTCTTGGCTCTTGATCCTAAAGCTATGGCTTTTTGTATCCGTCGTTGCTGTGAACTAAAAGCTGACGTCGTTGCTGCTGATGAAAAAGAAACAAGTGGTTTACGCGCACTACTCAACCTTGGCCATACTTATGGACACGCCATTGAAGCTCATATGGGATATGGTGTTTGGTTACATGGTGAAGCCGTTGCCGCAGGTATGGTAATGGCGGCAAGAACATCTCAAGCGCTTGGTCAATTCACTGAAGAAGAAACTCAACGCGTTATTCAATTGCTTGAGAAAGCTAATCTCCCCGTCAATGGTCCTATTGAAATGACACCTGATGACTATTTGCCTCATATGATGAGAGACAAAAAGGTATCTGGTGGCAAATTACACCTTGTTTTACCAAAAGGTATCGGCCAATCCGAATTACGTGCCGATATTACTCGCGAACAAGTCCACAAAGCGATAACATCTTGCATTAATGCAAATTAA
- the aroK gene encoding shikimate kinase AroK, translating into MAEKRNIFLVGPMGAGKSTIGRQLAQQLSMEFYDSDQEIERRTGADVGWVFDVEGEEGFRQREEKIINELTEKQGIVLATGGGSVKSRETRNRLSARGVVVYLETNIEKQLARTQRDKKRPLLQGVEPVRDVLETLAEERNPLYEEIADITIHTDDQSAKIVANQIIELLEQN; encoded by the coding sequence ATGGCAGAGAAACGTAATATCTTTCTGGTTGGGCCTATGGGTGCCGGCAAAAGCACTATTGGTCGTCAGTTAGCTCAACAACTTAGTATGGAGTTTTATGATTCCGATCAGGAAATTGAGCGGCGTACAGGTGCGGATGTAGGTTGGGTATTTGATGTTGAAGGCGAAGAAGGCTTCCGTCAACGAGAAGAGAAAATAATCAACGAACTCACCGAAAAACAAGGCATTGTACTTGCAACTGGTGGTGGTTCGGTGAAATCGCGAGAAACCCGTAACAGACTATCTGCACGTGGTGTGGTTGTTTATTTAGAAACCAATATTGAAAAACAACTCGCTCGTACCCAACGTGATAAAAAACGTCCTTTATTACAAGGTGTTGAACCTGTGCGCGATGTCCTAGAGACATTAGCTGAAGAACGTAATCCTCTTTATGAAGAGATTGCTGACATCACTATTCACACTGATGATCAGAGTGCAAAAATTGTAGCCAATCAAATAATTGAATTATTAGAACAAAACTAA
- the pilQ gene encoding type IV pilus secretin PilQ encodes MKIGILIVTLCMTTTIWAHTRDPFFPANIDNEKMSSTFIEEQTSTTEQPEELHHQLYPLNYADAEKLGEQLSNHTIPLLSQQGRVIVDSESNSLSVVDNNKTLSEIEDWLKLRDTPQQQVHITAHIVSSSQDALNELGTQWGLQALKTQTEATSTIPNAIPTTSSLNSTLSTPSLSALSLHQNTRNPLHYIAFNIARINGRLLELELSALEQEKQLSIIASPRLTTAHEKTASIKQGTEIPYVSRDNEMTRVQFKEAVLGMEVTPMIQRNKKIRLILKISQNTPGIALVQGGSEHLSIDKQEISTEVTIRDGETIMLGGIFQQKQQEHTAKIPFLSSIPLLGILFSHKRDQHSRHELVIFITPKLI; translated from the coding sequence ATGAAGATAGGAATTTTAATTGTCACCTTATGTATGACAACCACCATTTGGGCTCACACCAGAGATCCCTTCTTTCCTGCTAATATCGATAATGAAAAAATGTCTTCCACCTTTATTGAAGAGCAAACATCAACCACAGAACAACCTGAAGAATTACATCACCAACTTTATCCTTTAAATTATGCTGATGCTGAGAAATTAGGTGAACAACTAAGTAATCATACCATTCCATTACTTAGTCAGCAGGGACGCGTTATTGTAGATAGTGAATCAAATAGCCTTTCTGTAGTTGATAATAATAAGACACTGTCTGAAATTGAGGATTGGTTAAAATTACGGGATACTCCTCAACAACAAGTTCATATCACCGCACATATTGTGAGTAGCAGTCAGGATGCTTTAAATGAATTAGGTACTCAATGGGGATTACAAGCATTAAAAACACAAACCGAAGCCACATCTACAATACCTAATGCTATTCCAACAACCTCTTCGCTTAATTCAACGTTATCAACCCCTTCACTTTCTGCATTATCACTTCATCAAAACACCAGAAATCCCCTTCACTATATTGCATTTAATATTGCCAGAATTAATGGGCGTCTATTAGAACTTGAATTAAGCGCGTTAGAGCAAGAAAAACAGTTATCTATTATTGCAAGTCCACGGCTAACGACGGCTCATGAAAAAACAGCATCCATCAAACAAGGAACAGAGATACCCTATGTCAGTCGAGATAATGAAATGACACGAGTTCAATTTAAAGAAGCAGTCTTGGGTATGGAAGTAACCCCCATGATCCAAAGAAATAAAAAGATAAGATTGATACTTAAAATTAGTCAAAACACACCGGGTATTGCACTTGTTCAAGGTGGAAGTGAACATCTATCTATCGATAAACAAGAGATCAGTACTGAAGTGACTATTCGTGACGGAGAAACCATTATGTTAGGAGGAATATTTCAACAAAAACAGCAAGAACATACGGCAAAGATCCCTTTCTTATCCTCTATTCCATTACTAGGCATACTTTTCAGCCATAAAAGAGATCAACACAGTCGCCATGAATTGGTTATTTTTATTACACCCAAATTAATCTAA
- a CDS encoding fimbrial assembly protein — protein MYQINYLPWRHRLFRQKALLWLSQTLSLVTITFVICSYYTYHLTHKRTLITTQQRQTQQQEDLLLKQLDIYQEQRRQTLLRYQHYSLYYQNWLRYLHYIRFFRAIETHLPSTGWISHYDEADNQRSLHLTLPNTQSLSFITNLKSYPVLASLTLSYLQQSKADPSYTEVHLYGKSEEQNRGYENEEDEGRQ, from the coding sequence ATGTATCAAATAAATTACCTTCCTTGGCGCCACAGGCTATTTAGACAAAAAGCATTGCTATGGCTTTCTCAGACGCTATCATTGGTTACAATCACTTTCGTAATTTGTAGCTATTACACTTACCATCTGACACACAAGCGAACACTCATAACAACGCAACAACGTCAAACACAACAACAAGAAGATTTATTACTAAAACAGCTCGATATATATCAAGAACAAAGAAGGCAGACACTTTTACGCTATCAGCACTATTCACTCTATTATCAAAACTGGCTGCGTTATTTACATTACATTCGCTTCTTTCGAGCTATCGAAACGCATCTTCCTTCAACAGGTTGGATTAGCCACTATGATGAAGCCGATAATCAACGTTCACTGCATCTCACTCTTCCCAATACACAATCACTCTCCTTTATTACCAATCTTAAAAGTTACCCTGTTTTAGCCTCTTTAACGTTGAGCTATTTACAACAAAGCAAAGCTGATCCGTCTTATACAGAAGTACATTTATACGGAAAATCAGAAGAGCAAAATCGGGGGTATGAAAATGAAGAAGATGAGGGAAGACAATGA
- the mrcA gene encoding peptidoglycan glycosyltransferase/peptidoglycan DD-transpeptidase MrcA has translation MKFLKYFFIFVFACIILGGASIYGMYKYVEPQLPDVATLKDVRLQTPMQVFSADGELIAQYGEKRRLPLTLEEMPPQLINAFIATEDTRFREHHGIDPIGITRAVVVALTSGQASQGASTITQQLARNFFLTPEKKLMRKIKEAFLAIRIEKELTKDEILALYLNKIYLGNRAYGVGAAAYVYFGKSVHELSLNEMAVIAGLPKAPSTLNPLYSYDRALKRRNIVLQRMYEENYITRAQYESARAEPIVAKYHAPQIDFSAPYLTEMVRMEMYERYGENAYTDGYKIYTTVVRKDQLAAEKALRDNVIDYDMRHGYRGAQEVLWSEGQTPWDNEAINKKLKGIQIYGPLIPAVVLSADAKEAKVILKTGENITLDLKAVRWARKFISDTSQGATPTKVDAVVHVGEQIWVRQNNENSWVLAQLPGVNAAFVALDPINGGIIALVGGFDFEISKFNRVSQSLRQVGSNIKPFLYAAALDKGLTLSTLLNDLPISRWDAGAGTDWRPKNSPPTYAGPIRLRQGLGQSKNVVMVRAMRAMGVDYAADYLLRFGFPNQNIDRTESLALGSPSFTPMQMVRGFAVMANGGYLIEPYYIQRIENADGEELFTAKPKVACPDCTDIPVIYGDTMRSIALSDDYMENVAQSNKSQPVTAEPEIELEQAPLAETVKESPYAPHVISTPLAYLMHDALRTNLVGEPGWSGTGWRAVRDLKRQDIGGKTGTTNSSKDAWFSGYGANIVATAWIGFDDSSRNLGRTAASGGEAGAKTAQPIWNDFMKVALDGVPVNMMPAPKGVVAVQIDRRTGKLAGDGSSMKEYFIDGTQPTERAKSEVGTQIFEDNGESNELF, from the coding sequence GTGAAGTTCTTAAAATATTTTTTCATCTTCGTTTTTGCTTGCATAATTTTGGGAGGAGCCTCGATATACGGTATGTATAAGTATGTCGAGCCTCAGTTACCCGATGTCGCGACATTAAAAGATGTTCGTTTACAAACCCCTATGCAGGTATTTAGTGCAGACGGAGAGTTGATCGCACAATACGGCGAAAAACGTCGTTTACCGCTAACATTGGAGGAGATGCCTCCTCAACTTATCAATGCCTTTATTGCAACAGAAGATACACGTTTCCGTGAACACCACGGTATTGACCCTATTGGGATCACTCGTGCTGTTGTCGTGGCATTAACATCAGGGCAAGCCTCTCAAGGCGCAAGTACCATCACGCAACAATTAGCTCGAAATTTCTTTTTAACACCTGAAAAGAAATTAATGCGAAAAATTAAAGAAGCATTTTTGGCGATCCGCATTGAGAAAGAGCTCACTAAAGATGAAATTTTAGCGCTGTATCTAAATAAAATTTATCTTGGTAACCGTGCTTATGGTGTCGGTGCTGCGGCTTATGTTTACTTTGGTAAGAGTGTTCATGAACTTAGCTTAAATGAAATGGCAGTGATTGCTGGTTTACCAAAAGCGCCATCAACACTTAACCCGCTCTATTCTTATGATCGTGCTTTAAAACGTCGTAATATTGTTTTACAGCGTATGTATGAAGAGAACTATATCACTCGTGCACAATATGAAAGTGCAAGAGCAGAGCCGATAGTTGCTAAATACCATGCACCGCAAATTGATTTCTCCGCACCTTATCTAACAGAAATGGTGAGAATGGAGATGTATGAGCGCTACGGTGAAAATGCTTATACAGATGGCTATAAAATCTACACTACGGTTGTTCGTAAAGATCAGTTGGCAGCAGAAAAAGCGTTGCGCGACAATGTTATCGACTATGATATGCGTCATGGTTACCGAGGTGCTCAAGAAGTTCTGTGGAGCGAAGGGCAAACACCATGGGATAACGAAGCTATTAACAAGAAATTAAAAGGGATCCAAATTTATGGCCCTTTAATTCCGGCTGTTGTGTTATCTGCGGATGCTAAAGAAGCCAAAGTTATCTTAAAAACGGGCGAAAACATTACGCTAGATTTAAAAGCGGTTCGTTGGGCTCGTAAATTTATTTCTGACACCTCTCAAGGTGCAACACCGACAAAAGTTGATGCCGTTGTCCATGTTGGTGAGCAAATTTGGGTACGTCAAAATAACGAAAACAGTTGGGTATTAGCGCAACTTCCGGGTGTTAATGCAGCATTTGTTGCATTAGATCCTATCAATGGAGGGATTATTGCGCTTGTTGGTGGTTTTGATTTTGAGATCAGTAAATTTAACCGAGTTTCTCAATCTTTACGCCAAGTCGGTTCAAACATTAAACCTTTCTTATATGCTGCGGCGTTAGATAAAGGATTGACGTTATCGACGCTGCTTAATGATTTACCTATTAGCCGTTGGGATGCTGGTGCAGGAACAGATTGGCGCCCTAAAAACTCACCGCCAACTTACGCAGGCCCTATTCGTTTACGTCAAGGTTTAGGTCAGTCTAAAAACGTAGTAATGGTACGTGCAATGCGCGCAATGGGTGTGGATTACGCAGCTGATTATCTATTACGTTTTGGTTTTCCTAACCAGAATATCGATAGAACAGAATCTTTAGCGTTAGGATCACCATCATTTACACCAATGCAAATGGTACGAGGATTTGCTGTTATGGCAAACGGCGGATATCTCATTGAGCCTTACTATATCCAACGTATTGAAAATGCTGATGGTGAAGAGCTGTTTACTGCAAAACCAAAAGTAGCTTGCCCAGATTGTACGGATATCCCTGTTATTTACGGCGATACTATGCGTTCTATTGCATTATCTGATGACTATATGGAAAACGTTGCTCAATCTAATAAATCTCAGCCTGTAACAGCTGAGCCTGAAATTGAATTAGAGCAAGCACCGTTAGCTGAAACTGTAAAAGAAAGCCCTTATGCACCACACGTTATCAGCACACCACTGGCTTACTTAATGCATGATGCATTAAGAACAAACCTTGTGGGAGAGCCGGGATGGTCTGGTACAGGTTGGCGTGCTGTTCGTGATCTTAAACGCCAAGATATTGGTGGTAAGACAGGAACAACAAACAGCTCTAAAGATGCATGGTTCTCTGGATATGGTGCCAACATTGTTGCCACCGCTTGGATTGGGTTTGATGACAGTAGCCGTAATTTAGGTCGAACTGCTGCTAGTGGCGGGGAAGCGGGCGCTAAAACAGCACAACCTATTTGGAATGACTTTATGAAAGTGGCTCTGGATGGTGTGCCAGTTAATATGATGCCTGCACCAAAAGGTGTCGTCGCTGTTCAAATTGATAGAAGAACAGGAAAGCTGGCAGGTGATGGCTCTTCAATGAAAGAATATTTTATTGATGGAACTCAGCCGACAGAAAGAGCAAAAAGTGAAGTAGGAACACAGATTTTTGAGGATAATGGCGAATCTAACGAGTTATTCTGA
- the nudE gene encoding ADP compounds hydrolase NudE: protein MKELKKPNILNVDNIARSRLFQIQSVNLEFSNGEKRTYERMKPANREAVMIVPIIDDNLILIREYAVGIENYDFGFPKGAIDPGENALQAANRELKEEIGYGAHSLIELAKLSMAPSYFSSKMNIVIAHDLYPEQLEGDEPEPLFQIRWPIAKMMDLLDHPDFTEARSVSALFLAHRYLLQNK, encoded by the coding sequence ATGAAAGAACTTAAAAAACCAAATATATTAAACGTTGATAACATCGCCCGTTCTCGATTATTTCAGATCCAATCCGTTAATCTGGAGTTTAGTAACGGAGAAAAGCGTACTTATGAGCGAATGAAACCTGCTAATCGTGAAGCCGTTATGATTGTTCCTATTATTGATGACAATCTTATTCTTATCCGTGAATACGCCGTAGGTATCGAAAATTACGATTTTGGTTTTCCCAAAGGCGCTATTGATCCTGGTGAAAATGCCCTACAAGCCGCAAACCGCGAACTAAAAGAAGAAATTGGCTATGGTGCTCACTCATTAATAGAGCTTGCAAAGCTTTCTATGGCGCCGTCTTACTTTTCCAGCAAAATGAACATTGTTATTGCTCATGACCTTTATCCAGAGCAACTTGAAGGTGATGAGCCTGAACCACTGTTCCAAATACGTTGGCCTATCGCAAAAATGATGGACTTACTCGACCATCCAGACTTCACTGAAGCTCGTAGCGTCAGTGCTCTCTTCTTAGCCCATCGCTATCTATTACAAAATAAGTAG